From the genome of Candidatus Polarisedimenticolia bacterium, one region includes:
- a CDS encoding M48 family metalloprotease: MTLGLGSASIAADKTDKVKLDGYLDCKKGEDLIVDGQRVHPDSKTKFQGGGKATSVATIPVGYQVKVKGVRQPAGLILATEIEASRNGVSNTEKEILAGSDQAEKAWVGAGAIVEPGPDGKEQSMGKLITSGPQVDRCRAIVDKLLPEYVDPKKVRVYVVENPEWNAMAMPNFSIYVFSGLMADLDDNEMAIVLGHELTHATYEHSRRQATKSQYTSIAGQAAMLGSEYVKNPLAKGAAQQATKLGVTTFGNAFSREYEDQADRVGLRYVFEGGYDYTKGPALWRRFAAKYGDQSKIENFFFGDHSLSMKRAAALEKLIATYHPETDTVPAEKK; encoded by the coding sequence TTGACGTTGGGTCTCGGGAGCGCCTCGATCGCGGCCGACAAGACTGACAAGGTCAAGCTGGATGGGTACCTGGATTGCAAGAAAGGGGAGGACCTCATCGTCGACGGCCAGCGGGTCCATCCCGACTCCAAGACCAAGTTCCAGGGGGGAGGGAAAGCGACGAGCGTCGCGACGATCCCCGTCGGGTATCAGGTCAAGGTGAAGGGGGTGCGCCAGCCCGCGGGCCTGATCCTGGCGACGGAGATCGAGGCGAGCCGCAACGGCGTCAGCAACACCGAAAAGGAGATCCTGGCAGGCAGCGATCAGGCGGAGAAGGCCTGGGTCGGGGCCGGCGCGATCGTCGAGCCCGGTCCCGACGGCAAAGAGCAGAGCATGGGAAAGCTCATCACCAGCGGCCCGCAGGTCGACCGCTGCCGGGCCATCGTGGACAAGCTCCTGCCCGAGTACGTCGACCCGAAGAAAGTGCGGGTGTACGTGGTGGAGAATCCGGAATGGAACGCGATGGCAATGCCCAATTTTTCCATCTATGTCTTCAGCGGTCTGATGGCGGACCTGGACGACAACGAGATGGCAATCGTTCTCGGTCATGAGCTCACGCACGCCACCTATGAGCACAGCCGGCGGCAGGCCACCAAGAGCCAGTACACGAGCATCGCCGGACAGGCCGCGATGCTGGGGTCCGAGTACGTCAAGAACCCGCTCGCCAAAGGCGCGGCGCAACAGGCCACCAAGCTCGGCGTCACCACCTTCGGCAATGCCTTCAGCCGCGAATACGAGGATCAGGCCGACCGAGTGGGGTTGCGCTACGTCTTCGAGGGGGGATACGACTACACCAAGGGGCCGGCCCTCTGGCGGCGGTTCGCTGCGAAGTACGGGGATCAGAGCAAGATTGAGAATTTCTTCTTCGGAGATCATTCCCTGAGCATGAAGCGGGCCGCGGCGCTGGAAAAACTGATCGCCACCTACCACCCGGAGACGGACACGGTACCGGCCGAAAAGAAGTAG
- a CDS encoding AraC family transcriptional regulator, which yields MTSLHELSHGRKHPHDRTPSSVLSTTLRSISIGGFECRERQVSGRRMNPKHSHDYDCIGFLISGRGSAEIGPQTWSVQPGCLNIIPRGVLHVERLGSREVRWLGIEIPALRDDFSAEARRAFDRPLQLKGGAAAATAARMYLEVRLADDASSLALHGLGLELLATLARASRPPEDRARRGWIARAEDYLRANFLDPLTLGELAAEVGVHPTHLARAFRQKFGVSMGQFVRGLRIEHAARLLAEDDLPLSQVSECSGFSDQAHFTRVFKRHLHMTPGAYRLRLRGR from the coding sequence GTGACGAGCCTCCACGAGCTTTCCCATGGCCGCAAGCATCCCCACGATCGGACCCCATCGTCCGTTCTCTCCACGACGCTGCGCTCCATCTCGATTGGCGGCTTCGAATGTCGTGAACGCCAGGTGTCCGGACGGCGCATGAACCCGAAACATTCCCACGATTACGACTGCATCGGCTTTCTGATCAGCGGACGGGGATCGGCGGAGATTGGCCCCCAGACCTGGAGCGTCCAGCCCGGCTGCCTCAATATCATTCCACGGGGGGTCCTGCACGTGGAGCGGCTGGGCTCGCGCGAGGTGCGATGGCTCGGCATCGAGATACCGGCGTTGCGCGACGATTTCTCCGCGGAGGCGAGGCGGGCCTTCGATCGCCCGCTTCAGCTGAAAGGCGGAGCGGCCGCCGCCACGGCGGCGCGAATGTACCTGGAGGTCCGCCTGGCCGACGATGCATCTTCGCTGGCGCTCCACGGGCTGGGACTGGAGCTGTTGGCGACCCTGGCGCGGGCATCGCGGCCCCCCGAGGATCGGGCGCGGCGGGGCTGGATCGCACGCGCGGAAGACTATCTTCGCGCCAACTTCCTGGATCCGCTCACGCTGGGCGAGCTGGCCGCCGAAGTGGGAGTGCACCCCACGCATCTGGCCCGGGCCTTCCGCCAGAAATTCGGCGTATCCATGGGTCAATTCGTGCGCGGCCTGCGAATCGAGCATGCGGCACGACTGCTGGCCGAGGACGACCTGCCGCTGTCCCAGGTATCCGAATGCTCCGGCTTTTCGGACCAGGCCCACTTCACCCGCGTCTTCAAGCGACACCTCCACATGACCCCGGGAGCCTACCGGCTGCGCCTGCGGGGACGCTAG
- a CDS encoding VOC family protein, with protein MNRLVRRITIGCFLACTSLLSLTARGQSPDRADPAILAIDGTLLALSVADLDASSRWYSEKLGLKTVLSSPPSGGVSVRVLEGGGLIVELVHQDSAVPAGCGTTDPALCHGLFKVGVLVKDLGKTLEKLAGRGVPVAFGPFPAQPNQRANAIIRDNAGNLIQILQR; from the coding sequence ATGAATCGTCTCGTCCGTAGAATCACGATCGGTTGCTTCCTGGCATGCACGTCGCTGCTTTCTCTGACCGCCCGCGGACAATCCCCCGATCGGGCCGATCCGGCCATCCTCGCGATCGACGGCACGCTGCTCGCGCTTTCGGTGGCCGATCTCGACGCCAGCTCCCGGTGGTATTCGGAAAAGCTCGGCCTCAAGACGGTCTTGAGCTCCCCGCCCTCCGGCGGAGTCTCCGTCAGGGTCCTGGAGGGGGGAGGACTCATCGTGGAGCTGGTGCATCAAGACAGCGCGGTGCCGGCAGGATGCGGGACGACCGACCCCGCGCTGTGCCATGGCCTGTTCAAGGTCGGGGTGCTCGTGAAGGATCTCGGCAAGACGCTGGAGAAGCTCGCGGGTCGCGGCGTGCCGGTCGCTTTCGGGCCTTTTCCAGCGCAGCCCAACCAGAGGGCGAACGCAATCATCCGTGACAACGCCGGCAATCTCATTCAAATCCTGCAGCGCTAG
- a CDS encoding secondary thiamine-phosphate synthase enzyme YjbQ has translation MGVARHEVRIDTERKTQVINVTDEVVGACARLGISEGILHVGVRHTTCALCVNEDEEGLRHDFERLGETLLNPFRGKDGYRHDRIDDNAQAHLTSVLMGNSVTLSIKQGKPVLGTWQCILLLEMDGPRPRMLDLTAVGE, from the coding sequence ATGGGAGTCGCGCGGCACGAGGTCCGGATCGATACGGAACGGAAGACGCAGGTCATCAACGTCACGGACGAGGTGGTCGGCGCCTGCGCGCGCCTCGGGATCTCCGAGGGGATCCTGCACGTCGGGGTGCGCCACACCACCTGCGCGCTGTGCGTCAACGAGGACGAGGAAGGCCTGAGGCACGACTTCGAGCGGCTGGGCGAGACGCTGCTGAATCCGTTTCGCGGCAAGGACGGCTACCGCCACGATCGCATCGACGACAACGCCCAGGCCCACCTGACCTCGGTCCTGATGGGGAATTCGGTCACGCTGTCGATCAAGCAGGGCAAGCCGGTCCTGGGAACCTGGCAGTGCATCCTGCTGCTGGAGATGGACGGCCCGCGACCGCGCATGCTCGACCTGACCGCGGTCGGGGAATGA